A region of Lycium barbarum isolate Lr01 chromosome 3, ASM1917538v2, whole genome shotgun sequence DNA encodes the following proteins:
- the LOC132632210 gene encoding chloroplastic import inner membrane translocase subunit HP30-2 isoform X2 gives MGEGKQGVMVEMPNSSNQNPITQLQNKFKELETNFKGWLSKQSLPVEAAVVTATSGLQGAAIGGFMGTLTQDVSSSLPTPPAANLNPQAMASFQQAQALAGGPLIQARNFAVMTGVNAGISCVLKRIRGKEDVQSSMAAAFGSGALFSLVSGMGGPNPVPNALTSGIFFALVQGGLFELGRKFSQPPAEDTHYARTRSLLSSLGLQNYEKNFKKGLLTDTTLPLLTDSALRDVRIPPGPRLLILDRIQRDPELKKTR, from the exons ATGGGTGAAGGAAAGCAAGGAGTAATGGTGGAAATGCCGAATAGCAGCAATCAAAATCCAATAACTCAGTTGCAAAACAAGTTCAAGGAATTGGAAACTAACTTCAAGGGATGGCTATCGAAACAGTCACTTCCTGTTGAAGCTGCTGTTGTGACAGCAACAAGTGGGTTACAAGGTGCTGCAATTGGTGGATTTATGGGAACACTTACACAAGATGTCTCTTCATCTTTGCCTACTCCACCTGCTGCTAATCTTAATCCCCAAGCTATGGCCTCTTTTCAACAAGCCCAG GCTCTTGCAGGAGGTCCCTTGATTCAGGCCCGTAATTTTGCTGTTATGACTGGTGTCAATGCTGGCATATCTTGTGTATTGAAAAGAATTAGAGGCAAGGAGGATGTGCAGTCCAG TATGGCAGCTGCCTTTGGTTCTGGAGCACTGTTTTCACTAGTTAGTGGCATGGGTGGCCCAAATCCAGTACCCAATGCTTTGACATCTGGGATTTTCTTTGCCCTTGTTCAAGGTGGACTGTTTGAG CTTGGACGGAAGTTTTCGCAACCACCTGCTGAAGATACACATTATGCCAGAACGAGATCACTGTTGTCAAGCCTTGGCCTGCAAAATTATGAAAAGAATTTCAAGAAAGGGTTGTTGACAGACACCACCTTGCCTTTGCTCACTGATAG TGCTCTTAGAGATGTGAGGATCCCTCCTGGGCCAAGGCTTCTCATTCTCGATCGTATACAGAG GGATCCAGAACTCAAAAAGACGAGATGA
- the LOC132632210 gene encoding chloroplastic import inner membrane translocase subunit HP30-2 isoform X1, which produces MGEGKQGVMVEMPNSSNQNPITQLQNKFKELETNFKGWLSKQSLPVEAAVVTATSGLQGAAIGGFMGTLTQDVSSSLPTPPAANLNPQAMASFQQAQALAGGPLIQARNFAVMTGVNAGISCVLKRIRGKEDVQSSMAAAFGSGALFSLVSGMGGPNPVPNALTSGIFFALVQGGLFELGRKFSQPPAEDTHYARTRSLLSSLGLQNYEKNFKKGLLTDTTLPLLTDSALRDVRIPPGPRLLILDRIQRTQKDEMRMNSLQLQLQKI; this is translated from the exons ATGGGTGAAGGAAAGCAAGGAGTAATGGTGGAAATGCCGAATAGCAGCAATCAAAATCCAATAACTCAGTTGCAAAACAAGTTCAAGGAATTGGAAACTAACTTCAAGGGATGGCTATCGAAACAGTCACTTCCTGTTGAAGCTGCTGTTGTGACAGCAACAAGTGGGTTACAAGGTGCTGCAATTGGTGGATTTATGGGAACACTTACACAAGATGTCTCTTCATCTTTGCCTACTCCACCTGCTGCTAATCTTAATCCCCAAGCTATGGCCTCTTTTCAACAAGCCCAG GCTCTTGCAGGAGGTCCCTTGATTCAGGCCCGTAATTTTGCTGTTATGACTGGTGTCAATGCTGGCATATCTTGTGTATTGAAAAGAATTAGAGGCAAGGAGGATGTGCAGTCCAG TATGGCAGCTGCCTTTGGTTCTGGAGCACTGTTTTCACTAGTTAGTGGCATGGGTGGCCCAAATCCAGTACCCAATGCTTTGACATCTGGGATTTTCTTTGCCCTTGTTCAAGGTGGACTGTTTGAG CTTGGACGGAAGTTTTCGCAACCACCTGCTGAAGATACACATTATGCCAGAACGAGATCACTGTTGTCAAGCCTTGGCCTGCAAAATTATGAAAAGAATTTCAAGAAAGGGTTGTTGACAGACACCACCTTGCCTTTGCTCACTGATAG TGCTCTTAGAGATGTGAGGATCCCTCCTGGGCCAAGGCTTCTCATTCTCGATCGTATACAGAG AACTCAAAAAGACGAGATGAGGATGAACTCACTGCAGTTACAGTTGCAAAAGATTTAA
- the LOC132632211 gene encoding G-type lectin S-receptor-like serine/threonine-protein kinase SD1-1 isoform X3: MSPEYAAEGKFSVKSDVFSFGVLVLEIISGNRNRGFLHSDHHHNLLGHVWILFKEGRVLELKDTQPRQSCNLSEVQRSVHVGLLCVQQRPEDRPSMASVVMMLGSDVELPLPKEPGFFNGRSRFTEADSSSSKHGETSVNELSITQLDAR, encoded by the exons ATGTCTCCGGAGTATGCAGCAGAAGGAAAATTTTCGGTGAAATCAGATGTATTTAGCTTTGGAGTTCTAGTACTGGAGATTATAAGCGGGAATAGAAATAGAGGGTTCTTGCATTCAGACCATCACCATAATCTTCTAGGACAT GTGTGGATCCTCTTCAAAGAAGGAAGGGTTTTGGAGCTAAAAGATACCCAACCAAGGCAGTCATGCAATCTGTCCGAAGTTCAAAGATCAGTCCATGTAGGTCTATTATGTGTGCAGCAGCGTCCAGAAGATAGGCCGAGTATGGCATCAGTAGTGATGATGTTGGGTAGTGATGTTGAGCTGCCCTTGCCTAAAGAGCCAGGCTTTTTCAATGGAAGAAGCAGATTCACTGAAGCTGACAGTTCATCTAGCAAGCATGGTGAAACTTCTGTCAATGAATTAAGCATCACACAGTTGGATGCCAGATAG